TGCCCATTGATTTTCCCTGAAAAAGATCTACGGCTGGATGCCCTACGGGAGGTATTGCTATTTTAAATATGTCATCAAAATGGTTTAACGTAATAAGGGTATAGACTTTATCACGGGGTCCATCTAGATAAAGTTGGAGTTGTGAATGCTGATCGACAGTTCCTAAAGCTTGAATGGGTGTAATGCCTTGAGCATTATTAGCCTTATCTTTTTTTCCTAAACTTTCTGCCCACAGTTGTCGAAACCACAAGGAGAAAGTGTTGAGTCGATCTATATAAGGCATCATTACAGTTTGAGTGATTCCCTCCTGGCTTAAACGTATATGTGCAAGAGCTCCCTGAAGAATTTGGCACTCTTGTGTATTAATTGCTGCTAAATTAGAATTCAAAATATCACGGGCACCATTTCGTATCTCTTTTGCATTTACACCCGCAATAAGGGCGGGTAGCATTCCCACAACGGTAAATACAGCAAAACGCCCCCCGATATTTGTCGGGTGATCTAAGCAAGCAATGTTGTAGGCAGTTGCCAATTGACGAATACCATTTTCAAAAGGTTCGCTGATGACAACAAAACAATCTTTAATAATTTTTTCATAACCTAAATCAACCCAATATTGCAGGCAAACTAAGAGTTGCATTAATGTTTCAGCGGTATTGCCTGATTTCGAAATGGCAATGATACCGGTCTTGGAGGGATCGATTTTATTGAGAGAATTTTTAAAAGTATGGGGATCAATATTGTCTAGGAAATGAAATCTCGGAATACATTTGTTGGCATCTCTTAAGCAAAGAAGGGTTTGCCCTCCTAAGCTAGATCCTCCCGTTCCCAAAATGAAAATATCTTCGAAATTCTGAAATTGATCGACTACAGGCTTTAATTGGGACAATAAATCATCAGATTGTAGTTCAATAAATAAGGGGAGGGTTGCATTGAGTGTTTGCAAATAGGATAAAGTTTCCGGAGCTTCTTCTAGAGAAGGGATTCCATCTAGGTTTTGGGTGAACAAAGTATTTTGCAAAATCACAAGCTAAGTCCTTATTTTTAAAACTATTAGTTATTTCTTATTTGTTTCATTCTGAGGAATTGGGGGTACAGTTACGTTATTTTGATTTTGCCTTAGTTGCGTGCATTGTAGTTCTTCAAGTTTTTGTTTTTCTTTGTATCCTTCGGGGTAAATTGTAGCAATGGCTACTGGATTTTTGGATAAGACAAAATTTGCGGCTTCTTGAACTTGCGTAGGTGTCACAGCGTTTATTTTACTGGGTAAGTTATCGATTTGTTCCACAGTAAATCCGACACCCAAACGAGTAAATGCCATAACACTGCTATTATTTCCATCTCTTGCGAAAGCAAGATTTGCAAGAATATCTCTTTTAGCATCCGCAAGCTCTTTATGAGTCACCCCTTTTTTAATAACATCTGAAATATGCTTTTGTATGGCGACTTTTAGAGCTGTAAGGGAGGCATCGGGGGCCAGTGTAGCGGAAAAAGAAAATTTCTCAGGGTCATAACTATCATCATCATAAGAACAGTAGGCACTCACAGCAATTTTCTGTTCATCAACAAGGCTTTTATAGAGTCGACTTGTATCATTGCCTCCCAAAATTTGTTCAAGAACAATTAGGGGATAGTAATGCTCGGCATTGGGGGCACGATGGTTAGGAGCGGCAAAATTCCACTGAACGGTCACTTGACTAACCCGCGGATTTTCTTGTTCAACTGTGATAGTAACTCCTTTATGATCTGGTTCTTTTATGCGAACACGCTGAGGAATAGGCTGAGACGGTATCATGCCAAAATGCTTTTCAACCATGGGTTTGAGTTTTTCCATAGTGATGTCCCCGGCAATAACAAGTATAGCATTATTGGGTGCATACCATTTTTTATAATGTTCATAGGTTGCTTCTCGTGTATAGGCAGCTATATGTTGAGGATATCCAATGGGGGGAATACCATAGGGATGATACCAGAAAGTTGCACGTAATAGAGATTCATAAGCCAAATTAAATGGGTTGTTATCCTGGCGCATCAAGCGTTCTTCTTGAACGACTTTCTGTTCTTCTTTCAATTCTCTTTCATTCAAAACCAAATTTTGCATTCGGTCGGCTTCAAGTTTGAGATAGAAATCTAAAAATTCAATAGCAATGTCACACGTGTAGGCTGTGAGGTCAGGCGTTGTGAAAGCATTAATTTGCCCTCCGTTGCTGGTGATAATCTTGCGAAATTGATCTGTGGGAATTTCTTTTGTACCTTTAAACATTAAGTGCTCAAGGAAGTGAGAGATGCCATGCATCGCTTCAGGGTCATCTGCTGTACCCACTTTATAAATTAAATTAACTGAAACCACTGGAGCCAAGTGATTTTCGATTAAAACAACTTGAAGACCATTTGGTAAAGATAATGTAGAGGGGTGAAAAATACCCTCTGCAGAAATAGGCGATAGGATGGAGTGAATGAAAAGTGTAACGGCCAAAATAATCCATTTTTTCATTATGAGCTTGCTCCTATTTGTTTTCCTTGAATTATATTTTGGCTGGAAAGTTCTTTAGGGTCACCAACAATAACGAATGTCAATTGGTCGGGTTTTAAAAGAGTTTTTGCAACAGCATTAACCTCCTTAAGGGTGACAGCAGAGATAATTTCATTCCGTTTA
The Alphaproteobacteria bacterium genome window above contains:
- a CDS encoding glucose-6-phosphate isomerase — translated: MILQNTLFTQNLDGIPSLEEAPETLSYLQTLNATLPLFIELQSDDLLSQLKPVVDQFQNFEDIFILGTGGSSLGGQTLLCLRDANKCIPRFHFLDNIDPHTFKNSLNKIDPSKTGIIAISKSGNTAETLMQLLVCLQYWVDLGYEKIIKDCFVVISEPFENGIRQLATAYNIACLDHPTNIGGRFAVFTVVGMLPALIAGVNAKEIRNGARDILNSNLAAINTQECQILQGALAHIRLSQEGITQTVMMPYIDRLNTFSLWFRQLWAESLGKKDKANNAQGITPIQALGTVDQHSQLQLYLDGPRDKVYTLITLNHFDDIFKIAIPPVGHPAVDLFQGKSMGNLMMAEQKATIDTLRRHKCPTRVIELEKLDAKTLGGLMMHYILETLAMSHLLGVNPFDQPAVEEGKILTQHYLSKIA
- a CDS encoding insulinase family protein, which codes for MKKWIILAVTLFIHSILSPISAEGIFHPSTLSLPNGLQVVLIENHLAPVVSVNLIYKVGTADDPEAMHGISHFLEHLMFKGTKEIPTDQFRKIITSNGGQINAFTTPDLTAYTCDIAIEFLDFYLKLEADRMQNLVLNERELKEEQKVVQEERLMRQDNNPFNLAYESLLRATFWYHPYGIPPIGYPQHIAAYTREATYEHYKKWYAPNNAILVIAGDITMEKLKPMVEKHFGMIPSQPIPQRVRIKEPDHKGVTITVEQENPRVSQVTVQWNFAAPNHRAPNAEHYYPLIVLEQILGGNDTSRLYKSLVDEQKIAVSAYCSYDDDSYDPEKFSFSATLAPDASLTALKVAIQKHISDVIKKGVTHKELADAKRDILANLAFARDGNNSSVMAFTRLGVGFTVEQIDNLPSKINAVTPTQVQEAANFVLSKNPVAIATIYPEGYKEKQKLEELQCTQLRQNQNNVTVPPIPQNETNKK